In Candidatus Paceibacterota bacterium, the DNA window CGGTGTTACTGGTGCTTACGACGAAGCAAAGAAAGCTTACGAGCAGGCTTCTGTTTTAAACCCACAAAGTCCGCTTGTATACCTCACACTTGCTCGTCTTGAGGTTGCAAACAAAGACAACAAGGCCGCTCGAGAAAACCTTAACAAAGCACTCGCTCTAAAGAGCAATTACACAGATGCGCTCTTCTTCCTTTCTCAGCTTGAAGCAGGAGAGGGAAATATAGCAGAAGCGATTTCAAGAGCAGATCAAGCTTCGTTATTGTCACCAAATGATGTCGGTTTGTTCTTCCAGTTGGGTTTGTTGAAATACACCAACAAAGACTACAATGGTGCAATTCTTTCTTTGGAGCGCGCAGTACAGCTTAATGGGAATTATTCAAACGCAATGTACTTCCTTGGCTTAAGTTACGACAAGGTTGGAAGAAAGGCTGATGCTCTTGCTCAGTTTGAAAAAGTTGAAGCACTAAATCCAGACAACCAAGAGGTTAAGAACATTCTTGTTAACCTTAGAGATGGAAAGAGTGCGTTAACTGATGTTCCTCCACCATCCCCAGAAAAGAAGAGTAATCCTCCAGTAAAAGAAAATTAATATCAGGTAATGATTCTTGTTTAAATGGTTAAAAGAATCATAGACGCATTAAGTAAAGAAGTAAGCGGTCTACACGAGGCCGCTTTTCTTCTTGGGTTCTTTGCTGTGGCGTCACAAATCCTGGCTCTTTTGAGAGACCGTTTGTTCGCGAATTATTTTGGAGCAGGACCAACACTAGATGTTTATTACGCGGCATTCCGCATTCCAGATGCGTTGTATGTAGTTATTGCTTCGTTCGTGTCTGTGTCGGTCATCATTCCATTTCTTTCTCGGATGGAAGGGGACGAAACAAAAGCAAAGAGATTTGTTTCAGAGATATTCACCATTTTTTCTCTAGTGATGGTGTTTTCTAGTGTTGTTGTTTTTTTCTTAATTCCATACCTAGCGCCACTTATCGCCCCTGGTTTTTCAGAAGAACAAATAAATACACTTATAGTACTTTCCCGAATCCTGCTTTTGTCACCGTTTATTCTAGGACTTTCAAATAATATTTTTGGAAGTATCACCCAGTTCTACAAGAGGTTTTTTGTTTATGCTCTTGCTCCGGTTTTGTATAACGCGGGAATAATTGTCGGTGTTTTTCTTTTCTATCCGACATTTGGGATGAAAGGCCTGGCTTTTGGTGTTGTTTTTGGGGCCCTGCTACATGTTTTGGTTCAATTGCCGGTTGCTATCGAGCGTGGTTTTATGCCTCGTTTTGTTAAAGAAATGAACTGGAAAGACATTTCCCAGGTTGTTGTTGTTTCTTTGCCACGAACAATAACCCTTTCTGCAAACCATTTTGTTTTGATTGCTTTAGGTGCTTTGGCGTCGACTATGTATGTTGGGTCTATTTCAATCTTCAATTTCTCGTTTAACTTGCAATCAGTTCCATTGGCAACAATTGGGGTCGCATATTCAATGGCCGCCTTCCCGATGCTTGCGTCGTTTTTTACTCGAGGTGAAAAAGAAAGATTTGTAGAGCACATGATAACCGCCTTAAGACACATAATTTTTTGGTCTGTACCAATTACAGTACTTTTTATTGTTTTACGAGCACAGATAGTGCGTACAATATTAGGCTCCGGTGCTTTTAGTTGGAATGATACCCGCCTTACAGCAGCGGCACTCGCTTTATTTTCCTTTTCGGTGCTAACTCAAAGTTTGACAGTTCTTTTTTCAAGAGGGTATCATGCGGCCGGGGATACGAGGAAACCACTTTTTATTAATTTATTTTCCTCGGTCGGTGCTATCGGTGGAGCATTTTGGTTGGTGGTACTTTTTGAAAAAAATACTTTCTTTCAGTATTTTATAGAATCTATCTTGCGTGTTGATTATATTCCCGGGACGATTGTTTTGATGCTACCACTCGCTTATTCTATTGCTTCGATAATTAACGCTACGATGCATTGGTTTATGTTCGAAAAAGATTTTAACATTGACCTTTATCACATAATAAGAAAAACGTTTTTTGAAAGCTTTTCCGCCTCAGTCATTATGGGTTTTGTCGCCTATAATTGTTTGAATTTTTTTGCTCTAATTTTAAACACCCAAACTGCTGTTGGAATTTTTCTCCAAGGATTTTTGTCGGGAGGAATAGGGATTATTTTCGGTATTATTGTTTTAAAAATTTTAAAAAATAGTGAAATTAGAGATATTTCATTTGCGTTACATAAAAAGTTTTGGAAAGCGGATGTTGTTGCCCCGGCACAAGAAGAGCTATAGGTATAGAAAGTTAGCTTTTAGGTAGTTAGCCTCGTTAGGGGAGAAGAGAAAAACTGTTATTTATATAAGGGGCAGGGTTCAAAATTTATGCTAAAATACGGCTCAATTTATGAGTTTAAAACACATTCGTAATTTTAGTATTATCGCGCATATTGATCACGGCAAGTCGACCTTGGCCGATCGTTTGCTTGACGCAACCCACACAATCGAAAAGCGCAAAATGCGCGACCAAGTCTTGGATCGTATGGACTTAGAGCGCGAGCGTGGCATTACCATCAAAATGACACCTGTCCGTATGGATTATATGGTGGATGGGGAATCGTATGTATTAAATTTGATTGATACCCCAGGGCATATAGATTTTTCGTACGAAGTTTCCAGGGCACTACAGGCTGTTGAAGGATCGCTTTTACTTGTCGACTCAACGCAAGGTGTGCAGGCTCAAACTCTTACAACTCTTGCAATGGCCAAAGAGCTTGGGGTTAAGATTATCCCCGTTGTGACTAAAATAGATTCTCCAATATCCCGCGTTGAGGAAGTTAAGCATGAGGTTATGAATTTACTAGACTGTGAAGAAAGTGATATTTTGGCTGTTTCTGGAAAAACCGGTGAGGGGGTTGAGGAACTACTTCGGGCGGTAGTAAAACGTGTTCCTCCACCAAAAGAGGAGTATCATGAAAAAAATAATTTCAGAGCATTGGTTTTTGATTTTGAATATTCAAACCATCAAGGGGTTATCGTTTACGTGAGAGTTTTGGATGGTGAAATTAAAAAAGGGGATGATTTATCTTTTCGCGAAGCAAACGAGAGGTTTATTTCAGCCGATGTTGGAATTTTCACTCCCGAGAAAAAACCTGCGGATAAACTTTCTGCGGGAGAAATTGGTTATATTGTTACGGCAATCAAAAAACCCGGCATCGCTTCTGTTGGAGATACAATTACGCTAACAAAAAATCCATTACCCGCACTTCCGGGATATCAAAATCCAAGACCGGTTGTTTGGGCTTCGCTTTATCCAGAAAGTCAGGATGACTTTGATCTCCTAAAAGAATCATTGGTTAGACTTAAATTATCTGACTCGTCTCTTTCTTTTGAGGAAGAAGTTTCAGGCTCTCTTGGTCGCGGTTTTCGTTGTGGTTTTCTCGGGATGCTTCACTTGGAAATTGTGACCGAGCGGTTAAGGAGAGAATTTAATCTTGAGCTTATTGTCACATCGCCATCTATTAATTACGAAGTTGTTTATCAGGGAGGGAAGAGGGAAAAAATTTATTCCCCACATCTTTTTCCAAGAGATGGAACTTACGCGGAAGCCTTTGAGCCGTGGGCCTCGATTACACTCATTACACCGCCAGATTATGTGGGTGGAATTATGCAACTTTTATATGAACACGAAGCAGAGGTTGGAGAATCAAGTATATTCGGAGACAACCGCGTTTCGATTGGTGCGAGGGTTCCACTTCGTGAATTGATGAGAAATTTTTTCGATGAACTGAAAAGCGTGTCGTCTGGTTTCGCCTCCCTTTCCTATGATATCAATGAGATGCGCAAGGCTGATGTTACTAGGCTTGATGTTGTTGTTGCGGACGAAGTTGTTCCGGCTTTTACCCGCGTTATCTCGCGTAGAAGGGCGCAGGAAGACGCGGAAAAAGCAGTTGAAAAATTGCACCAAGTTCTTCCAAGACAGCTTTTTGAGGTCAAAATTCAAGCTACAGCGCTCGGGAGAATCCTTTCGTCCCGTAGTTTAAAAGCACTAAGGAAGGACGTTACAGGGTATCTTTACGGAGGCGATATTACGCGAAAAATGAAGCTTAGAGAGAAGCAAAAGAAAGGAAAGAAGAGAATGAAAGCGGGAGGCAGAGTTAATATACCTAAAGAGGTATTTTTGACGATGATGAAAAATCAGTAGAGTTTAGCTAAAAAGAGGAGCGAGGTATAACAAAATCATACTCACCACAACGAGCAAAC includes these proteins:
- the lepA gene encoding translation elongation factor 4 produces the protein MSLKHIRNFSIIAHIDHGKSTLADRLLDATHTIEKRKMRDQVLDRMDLERERGITIKMTPVRMDYMVDGESYVLNLIDTPGHIDFSYEVSRALQAVEGSLLLVDSTQGVQAQTLTTLAMAKELGVKIIPVVTKIDSPISRVEEVKHEVMNLLDCEESDILAVSGKTGEGVEELLRAVVKRVPPPKEEYHEKNNFRALVFDFEYSNHQGVIVYVRVLDGEIKKGDDLSFREANERFISADVGIFTPEKKPADKLSAGEIGYIVTAIKKPGIASVGDTITLTKNPLPALPGYQNPRPVVWASLYPESQDDFDLLKESLVRLKLSDSSLSFEEEVSGSLGRGFRCGFLGMLHLEIVTERLRREFNLELIVTSPSINYEVVYQGGKREKIYSPHLFPRDGTYAEAFEPWASITLITPPDYVGGIMQLLYEHEAEVGESSIFGDNRVSIGARVPLRELMRNFFDELKSVSSGFASLSYDINEMRKADVTRLDVVVADEVVPAFTRVISRRRAQEDAEKAVEKLHQVLPRQLFEVKIQATALGRILSSRSLKALRKDVTGYLYGGDITRKMKLREKQKKGKKRMKAGGRVNIPKEVFLTMMKNQ
- a CDS encoding lipid II flippase MurJ; protein product: MVKRIIDALSKEVSGLHEAAFLLGFFAVASQILALLRDRLFANYFGAGPTLDVYYAAFRIPDALYVVIASFVSVSVIIPFLSRMEGDETKAKRFVSEIFTIFSLVMVFSSVVVFFLIPYLAPLIAPGFSEEQINTLIVLSRILLLSPFILGLSNNIFGSITQFYKRFFVYALAPVLYNAGIIVGVFLFYPTFGMKGLAFGVVFGALLHVLVQLPVAIERGFMPRFVKEMNWKDISQVVVVSLPRTITLSANHFVLIALGALASTMYVGSISIFNFSFNLQSVPLATIGVAYSMAAFPMLASFFTRGEKERFVEHMITALRHIIFWSVPITVLFIVLRAQIVRTILGSGAFSWNDTRLTAAALALFSFSVLTQSLTVLFSRGYHAAGDTRKPLFINLFSSVGAIGGAFWLVVLFEKNTFFQYFIESILRVDYIPGTIVLMLPLAYSIASIINATMHWFMFEKDFNIDLYHIIRKTFFESFSASVIMGFVAYNCLNFFALILNTQTAVGIFLQGFLSGGIGIIFGIIVLKILKNSEIRDISFALHKKFWKADVVAPAQEEL